Within Gemmatimonadota bacterium, the genomic segment CTTCTTCGGCGTGGTTGCTTTCGTCGCGAATCATGTCTTCCAGCTGGACCATGAGTCCGTAATCGCCGTACTCTTCGGCTTCGGACCGGCGCTGCACGTACCGCTTGACGATCGTGCGTTCGTCCTCCAGCATGGTCTCCAGGTTCTCCCGATTCGAATCACTTACTTTTATAGGCCGCGGCACGGTCGTGGGCTCGCCGCCGAGCACCACGATCTTGTCGGCGAGATACTGCGCGTGCAGCTGCTCGTCCGGCACCTCGTCGAGGAAGAACTTGGCCAGTTCGGGCCGGTAGGGACCGCTGGCCTTGGCCGCGTAGATGGTGAACTGGATGATCGCGCCCAGTTCGGCCGCCAGGTCTCCGTTCAGGTTGTCAATCAGGGTCTGCTTGTCCACGGTTTCCTCCTCCTTTGTACCTCGTCGTTCATTTGACACGTGGAAATGCGTTCTCCTGCGTTCTTAATCCATGTTACGCATTGCAGCGGACGGATACAACACGTTCGTCTCAATCTGCCGGCCTTTGAGCGGAAGGAGTCATGTTTTCGAACAGGCCTCACGCCATTTCGAGTACCGCCTTGACCACGCCGCTTTCCGGATCGAGCCACGTGGGAAAATCCACAAGCATTTGTTCCGGTCCGGCCGTGTGGGTAATCCAGGGCGAAGTGTCGATCCGGCCGGCCTCGATATGCCCGATGACCCGCCGCAGGTCGACGGCGCGGGCGTTCCGGCTGCTCAGCAGGGCCATCTCCCTTCGGTGGAAACCGGGGCCGTCGAACGTGATCTCCGAACCGGTGATGCCCACGTAGACCAGGCGCCCGCCGTTGGAAACGTAATCGTGGGCCCGCATCATGGACCCGGCGTGGCCGGTGGCGTCGAAGACGGCCGTGGGCAGTTCGCCGCCCAGTATACTTTGCAGTTTCGACCGCACGTCCGCGGCGCCGGAAATGACTTCGAAGAGGTCGTAGCGCCGTCTGCAGAATTCGATGCGCCGCTCGCTGATCTCCAGCAGGATCACGCGCGCACCGGCCAGGCGGGCGAAGGTCAGCACCGACAGGCCGATGGGGCCGGCGCCGATCAGCAGGACCGTTTCCCCTTGTTCGACCGCCGCGCGGTCCACGGCGTGGGCGCCGATGCCCAGCGTTTCCACCAGCGCCAGCTGCTCGAGGGACAGGACGTCAGAGCGGAGCAGCTTCTCGCCGGGGAGCGTCAGGACGTCCCGCATGCCGCCGTCCACGTGTACGCCCAGGACGTCCAGGTTCGCGCAGCAATTCGTCTTGCCCATGCGGCAGGGCACGCAGTCGCCGCAGTCCATGTAGGGCACGACGGCGCATTGGTCGCCGGGATGGACGTGGGTCACGCCTCCTCCCGTCGCGATGACCTCCACCCCCAGTTCGTGCCCGAGGATGCGGGGGTAATCGAAGAAGGGCTGCGTGCCCTCGAAAGCGTGCAGGTCCGTGCCGCAGATCCCGACCCGTCGAATGCGCACCAGGACCTCGCCGGGACGGGGCGGCGTGGGCTCGGGGGTATTCTCCAGTACGAAACGGCCGGGTTCTTCGAGTACTATGTCAGGCATAGGGCTGGACTCGCTTTCAGTCGAGCAGGACGGACAGCAGGGGCGGTTTCCGCTGAAACTTCTCGACGTACGCTTCGAAGGTCGGCACGAGCCGCAGTCTTACCTTGGTTTCGTGCTCTACCGCGATGGATTCGAGCCGGTGGTCCAGGAAAGGATTCCGGAACCGCTCGATGCAGGCTGCAGCGAAGGACCGGGCGTCTTCCACCGCGTCCGGCAGCGCCGGCACGATTTCTTCCAGCATCAGGTCCCGCAGCCAGGGGCCCGTTTCAGCATGGTCCACCGCCTCCCGGACGGTCCGGATGCCCA encodes:
- a CDS encoding ferritin-like domain-containing protein, with the translated sequence MDKQTLIDNLNGDLAAELGAIIQFTIYAAKASGPYRPELAKFFLDEVPDEQLHAQYLADKIVVLGGEPTTVPRPIKVSDSNRENLETMLEDERTIVKRYVQRRSEAEEYGDYGLMVQLEDMIRDESNHAEEVERILRDWPL
- a CDS encoding zinc-binding alcohol dehydrogenase family protein, encoding MPDIVLEEPGRFVLENTPEPTPPRPGEVLVRIRRVGICGTDLHAFEGTQPFFDYPRILGHELGVEVIATGGGVTHVHPGDQCAVVPYMDCGDCVPCRMGKTNCCANLDVLGVHVDGGMRDVLTLPGEKLLRSDVLSLEQLALVETLGIGAHAVDRAAVEQGETVLLIGAGPIGLSVLTFARLAGARVILLEISERRIEFCRRRYDLFEVISGAADVRSKLQSILGGELPTAVFDATGHAGSMMRAHDYVSNGGRLVYVGITGSEITFDGPGFHRREMALLSSRNARAVDLRRVIGHIEAGRIDTSPWITHTAGPEQMLVDFPTWLDPESGVVKAVLEMA